A portion of the Deinococcus peraridilitoris DSM 19664 genome contains these proteins:
- the plsY gene encoding glycerol-3-phosphate 1-O-acyltransferase PlsY: MTLLALVLAYLLGSIPAGAWVAHGRGVDIRKVGSGNTGATNVARAVGTGAGLTVAAFDALKGVLAVLLARIFVQDPIIETVCGALAVLGHNFSVFLRFRGGKGVATSLGTVIAINPLVGLSALVIGGSCIALTRFVSAGSIVGAVATSVLALVVGAPVWELGVILFLSALLIWQHRDNMKRLQAGSERRLGEKIQA, translated from the coding sequence GTGACGCTTCTTGCGCTGGTTCTGGCGTACCTGCTCGGCAGCATTCCTGCCGGCGCCTGGGTCGCGCACGGGCGCGGCGTGGACATTCGCAAAGTCGGCAGTGGAAACACCGGCGCCACCAATGTCGCCCGGGCGGTTGGAACCGGTGCCGGCCTGACGGTCGCCGCGTTCGACGCGCTCAAGGGAGTGCTGGCCGTGCTGCTGGCCCGCATATTCGTTCAGGACCCGATCATCGAGACCGTGTGTGGCGCGCTGGCCGTGCTGGGACACAACTTCAGCGTGTTTCTGCGCTTTCGCGGCGGCAAAGGCGTAGCGACTTCACTTGGGACCGTGATCGCCATCAATCCGCTGGTGGGTCTGAGCGCGCTGGTGATCGGCGGAAGCTGTATCGCCCTGACCCGCTTCGTCTCGGCGGGCAGCATTGTCGGGGCCGTGGCCACCAGCGTACTGGCCCTGGTCGTGGGAGCGCCCGTCTGGGAGCTGGGCGTGATTCTGTTTCTCTCTGCCCTGCTGATCTGGCAGCACCGCGACAACATGAAACGCCTGCAGGCCGGCAGCGAGCGCCGCCTCGGCGAAAAAATTCAGGCGTAA
- a CDS encoding ABC transporter ATP-binding protein, which yields MSAEHSGPQHGAVLQVHDLHVNYGKVEALHGVSLQVEAGQIVTVIGPNGAGKTTLLSAIQGVLPLRGGHVAYHGESLAAISLEARVGRGMVLVPERRELFSSMNVEDNLTLGAYARYRRGERRFAADLDRVYDRFPRLRERRRQLAGTLSGGEQQMLAIGRALMAKPKLLMLDEPSLGLAPIIVREIFQILESLRAEGVTMLLVEQNARAALQVSNYAYVLETGEVSLQGPAGELAQNEAVAASYLGTRR from the coding sequence GTGAGCGCCGAGCACTCCGGTCCGCAGCATGGGGCGGTGCTGCAGGTGCACGACCTGCACGTGAACTACGGCAAGGTCGAGGCGCTGCACGGCGTTTCGCTGCAGGTGGAGGCCGGGCAGATCGTCACGGTCATCGGACCGAACGGGGCGGGCAAAACGACCCTGCTGAGCGCGATTCAGGGCGTGTTGCCGCTGCGCGGCGGCCACGTGGCGTATCACGGTGAGAGCCTCGCCGCCATCAGCCTGGAAGCGCGCGTCGGGCGGGGAATGGTATTGGTGCCCGAGCGGCGCGAACTATTCTCCTCTATGAACGTCGAGGACAACCTGACGCTGGGCGCCTATGCCCGTTACCGGCGCGGTGAACGGCGCTTTGCTGCCGACCTTGATCGCGTCTACGACCGTTTTCCCCGCCTGCGCGAGCGGCGCCGTCAGCTGGCGGGCACCCTGTCGGGCGGCGAGCAGCAGATGCTGGCCATCGGGCGCGCCCTGATGGCCAAACCCAAACTGCTGATGCTCGATGAGCCCAGCCTGGGGCTCGCGCCCATTATCGTCCGGGAGATCTTTCAGATTCTCGAAAGCCTGCGCGCTGAGGGCGTCACGATGCTGCTGGTCGAGCAGAACGCCCGGGCGGCGCTGCAGGTGAGCAACTACGCTTACGTGCTGGAAACCGGGGAAGTCAGTCTGCAAGGTCCGGCGGGCGAACTCGCGCAGAATGAGGCGGTGGCAGCGAGTTACCTGGGTACACGCCGCTGA
- a CDS encoding PIG-L family deacetylase, with translation MITTFGTPQPLHALCLAPHPDDAEIGAGGTLAQLARLGRPVGILELSRGEQGTLGTPEIRALECVRAGEILGLSWRGQLGLPDGDLGDTPEAAHALAAVLRLVRPQLLFVPHYADRHPDHVGSYQLAKRALHLAALAKAEVPGSSHRAARVLLYQGNAPIQPNVLVDIEQDLITWEAAIRAHASQFSGRAVSETVTPEVIERRKARLMYWGTFAGRRFCEAFESESPLLLAPQSL, from the coding sequence ATGATCACCACCTTCGGCACGCCCCAACCGCTGCACGCCCTGTGCCTCGCGCCGCACCCGGACGACGCCGAAATCGGCGCTGGGGGCACGCTGGCGCAGCTGGCGAGGCTTGGTCGGCCTGTCGGGATTCTGGAGCTGTCCCGCGGCGAACAGGGCACGCTGGGCACACCGGAAATCCGGGCACTCGAATGCGTCCGCGCGGGCGAAATCCTCGGGCTTTCCTGGCGCGGTCAGCTGGGTCTGCCCGACGGCGACCTTGGTGACACTCCGGAGGCGGCGCACGCCCTGGCCGCGGTCCTGCGTCTTGTGCGGCCGCAACTGCTGTTCGTGCCGCATTACGCTGACCGGCACCCGGACCACGTCGGCTCGTATCAACTGGCCAAACGTGCGCTGCACCTGGCCGCGCTCGCCAAAGCCGAGGTGCCCGGCAGTTCTCACCGTGCCGCGCGGGTGCTGCTTTACCAGGGCAACGCACCGATTCAACCGAACGTGCTCGTCGACATCGAGCAAGACCTCATCACCTGGGAAGCGGCCATTCGGGCGCACGCCAGCCAGTTCTCGGGCCGGGCGGTGTCCGAGACCGTCACACCCGAGGTGATCGAGCGGCGCAAGGCGCGCCTGATGTACTGGGGAACCTTTGCGGGTCGGCGTTTTTGTGAGGCGTTTGAAAGCGAGTCACCGCTGCTGCTCGCCCCGCAGTCGCTGTAA
- a CDS encoding family 1 glycosylhydrolase, with the protein MTSLELWVGVEATVNRVGEIYHDQMERSGFERRLDDLDRIAELGARSMRFPVLWEKVAPEREDKLDWQWPDARLARLRELNVNPVVGLLHHGSGPRYTDLVDPEFPQKLARYARRVAERYPWVRDYTPVNEPVTTARFSGLYGHWYPHGKSDGCFIRTLLNEIHGTVLAMRAIREINPAARLVQTEDVGFTHSTEMLRYQADFENIRRWLSFDLLTGKVDEHHPLWYYLRHHGASEEELLSLVAEPYPPDILGINVYATSERFLDERLERYPVQTHGGNERHAYADVEAVRVLGEGVGIFEARLRDTHERYGLPIAVTEAHLGCTREEQMRWLHEAWNTTQAARDNGVDVRALTVWAAFGSFDWNTLVTQSTGFYEPSLWDIRSPTPRPTGIAKLARQLALGEGPHHPVVETPGWWRREDRFNCPVEGEPCFLPLVGRPLLITGASGTLGRAFARLCEVRGLPYHLLSRAEMDITDPTSIARALAQFGPWAVVNTAGYVRVDDAEHDERNMQQNAFGAANLAAACAERGVPLLTFSSDLVFDGRKNSPYVESDPVQPLNAYGRSKMEAERAVLAASPESLVIRTAAFFGPWDEHNFVTQALRAVRHGEMWCAADDQVVSPTFVPHLVNHSLDLLIDEERGVWHLANAGAVSWADFARMAVERAGLDVRLVQGVPGAVLGQLARRPAYSVLGSERGWIMPSLERALDAYFGERRETQRALVEAD; encoded by the coding sequence ATGACATCGCTGGAGCTATGGGTCGGGGTCGAAGCGACCGTGAACCGCGTGGGCGAGATCTACCACGACCAGATGGAACGCAGCGGCTTCGAACGCCGCCTGGACGACCTCGACCGCATTGCAGAATTGGGTGCGAGAAGCATGCGTTTTCCGGTGCTGTGGGAAAAGGTGGCCCCTGAGCGTGAGGACAAGCTGGACTGGCAATGGCCGGACGCGCGCCTCGCGCGTCTGCGAGAACTGAACGTCAATCCCGTTGTGGGGCTGCTGCACCACGGCAGCGGACCGCGCTACACCGATCTCGTGGACCCCGAGTTTCCCCAAAAGCTCGCCCGTTACGCGCGGCGGGTGGCCGAGCGCTATCCATGGGTGCGGGACTATACTCCGGTCAACGAGCCCGTCACGACCGCGCGGTTCAGTGGACTCTACGGCCACTGGTATCCACATGGAAAAAGCGACGGGTGTTTCATCCGCACGTTGCTCAACGAGATTCACGGCACAGTCCTGGCGATGCGGGCGATTCGTGAAATCAATCCCGCCGCGCGTCTGGTGCAGACCGAAGACGTGGGCTTCACCCACAGTACCGAGATGCTGCGATACCAGGCCGACTTCGAGAACATACGGCGGTGGCTCAGCTTCGACCTGCTGACCGGCAAGGTCGACGAGCATCACCCGCTGTGGTACTACCTGCGCCACCATGGCGCTTCGGAAGAAGAACTGCTTTCACTGGTTGCCGAGCCTTACCCCCCGGACATTCTGGGCATCAACGTGTACGCCACGAGCGAGCGCTTTCTCGACGAACGTCTGGAGCGCTATCCGGTGCAGACGCACGGTGGCAACGAGCGGCACGCCTACGCCGACGTGGAAGCCGTGCGGGTGCTGGGTGAGGGCGTCGGTATCTTCGAAGCGCGCCTGCGTGACACCCATGAACGCTACGGTTTGCCCATCGCCGTCACCGAAGCGCACCTGGGCTGCACCCGCGAAGAACAGATGCGTTGGCTGCACGAAGCCTGGAACACCACGCAGGCCGCCCGTGACAATGGCGTGGACGTGCGTGCCCTCACGGTCTGGGCCGCCTTCGGGTCTTTTGACTGGAACACCCTGGTCACCCAGAGCACCGGTTTTTACGAGCCCAGCCTGTGGGACATCCGCAGCCCCACGCCACGCCCCACCGGCATCGCGAAGCTCGCGCGTCAATTGGCCCTGGGCGAAGGCCCACATCATCCGGTGGTCGAAACGCCCGGCTGGTGGCGCCGGGAGGACCGCTTCAACTGTCCGGTGGAAGGCGAACCGTGCTTTCTGCCCCTTGTCGGACGGCCCCTGCTGATCACCGGCGCGAGCGGCACGCTGGGCCGCGCCTTTGCGCGTCTGTGCGAAGTGCGCGGCTTGCCTTACCACCTGCTGAGCCGCGCCGAGATGGACATCACCGACCCCACCTCGATTGCTCGTGCGCTCGCACAATTCGGGCCGTGGGCAGTCGTGAACACCGCCGGTTACGTTCGTGTGGACGACGCCGAGCACGACGAACGCAACATGCAGCAGAACGCGTTCGGCGCGGCCAATCTCGCGGCGGCCTGTGCCGAGCGTGGTGTGCCGCTGCTGACCTTCTCCAGTGACCTGGTCTTTGATGGACGCAAGAACTCGCCGTACGTCGAGAGCGACCCGGTGCAGCCTCTCAACGCGTACGGACGCAGCAAGATGGAAGCCGAACGGGCGGTGCTGGCCGCCTCTCCCGAGTCACTCGTGATTCGCACTGCGGCGTTCTTCGGGCCCTGGGACGAGCACAACTTCGTCACCCAGGCCCTGCGTGCCGTCCGGCACGGCGAAATGTGGTGTGCCGCCGATGATCAGGTGGTCTCGCCCACCTTTGTGCCGCACCTCGTGAACCACAGCCTTGATCTGCTGATCGACGAAGAACGCGGCGTGTGGCACCTGGCGAACGCTGGGGCCGTCAGCTGGGCGGATTTTGCACGCATGGCCGTGGAGCGCGCGGGCCTCGACGTGCGCCTGGTACAGGGAGTGCCGGGCGCGGTGCTCGGTCAACTCGCGCGCCGTCCGGCTTACAGCGTTCTGGGCAGCGAGCGGGGATGGATCATGCCTTCCCTGGAACGCGCGCTCGACGCCTACTTCGGAGAGCGGCGGGAGACACAACGGGCACTGGTGGAAGCCGACTGA
- a CDS encoding glycosyltransferase family 1 protein codes for MIDLNAHHDLLCISHLRWNFVYQRPQHLMTRAAKNRRVFYVEEPIHYPPDLSADEAQPRLDVSEDHGVTVIVPRLSAELTGDCAEEVTRGLLHAYLKEQGVERPVAWVYTPMRLPLLDGLSTGGVVYDCMDELANFHHAPPQLRERERQLFDMADVVFTGGYRLWESKRTQHDNAHPFPSSVDVAHFARARSGLPDPQDQQGIPGPRLGFFGVIDERFDIELIAEVARRRPEWQFVLLGPVVKIDEADLPRGENLHYLGMKKYAELPQYLAHWDVALLPFARNEATEFISPTKTPEYLAAGVPVVSTDIRDVVRPYGEKDLVRIARDTDEFEAAIEASLREDNSERQRRADALLAQMSWDLTWKNMDGLMAHAMAEHDPIIKSVRNDATIAGVADD; via the coding sequence ATGATTGACTTGAACGCACACCACGATCTGTTGTGCATTTCGCACCTGCGCTGGAATTTCGTATATCAGCGTCCACAACACCTGATGACGCGTGCCGCCAAAAACCGGCGCGTCTTTTACGTGGAAGAGCCCATTCACTATCCTCCTGACCTGAGTGCCGATGAAGCCCAACCCCGACTCGACGTCAGCGAAGATCATGGTGTCACCGTGATCGTGCCGCGTCTCAGTGCCGAGCTGACCGGCGACTGCGCCGAGGAAGTCACCCGTGGACTGCTGCACGCTTACCTGAAAGAGCAGGGCGTGGAGCGACCGGTCGCCTGGGTGTACACGCCCATGCGGCTGCCGCTGCTCGACGGCCTGAGCACGGGCGGTGTGGTCTACGACTGCATGGACGAACTTGCCAATTTTCACCATGCCCCTCCGCAATTGCGCGAACGTGAGCGTCAGCTGTTCGATATGGCCGACGTGGTCTTCACGGGCGGTTACCGCTTGTGGGAATCCAAGCGCACCCAGCACGACAATGCCCATCCTTTTCCCTCCAGCGTCGACGTGGCGCACTTCGCACGGGCCCGCAGCGGCCTGCCCGATCCGCAGGACCAGCAAGGTATTCCTGGTCCGAGGCTGGGCTTCTTCGGCGTCATCGACGAGCGCTTCGACATCGAACTGATCGCCGAGGTCGCGCGTCGCCGTCCCGAGTGGCAGTTCGTGCTGCTGGGCCCGGTGGTCAAGATCGACGAAGCGGACCTGCCGCGCGGCGAAAACCTGCATTATCTGGGCATGAAGAAGTACGCCGAACTGCCCCAATACCTCGCACACTGGGACGTGGCCCTGTTGCCCTTCGCGCGCAACGAGGCCACCGAGTTCATCTCGCCCACCAAAACCCCCGAGTACCTTGCGGCTGGAGTGCCGGTGGTGAGCACCGACATCCGGGATGTCGTGCGCCCGTACGGCGAGAAAGACCTCGTGCGCATCGCGCGCGACACCGACGAATTCGAGGCGGCCATCGAAGCGTCCCTGCGCGAGGACAACAGTGAGCGCCAGCGCCGCGCCGATGCGCTGCTCGCGCAGATGTCCTGGGACCTGACGTGGAAGAACATGGATGGTCTGATGGCCCATGCCATGGCCGAGCACGATCCGATCATCAAGAGCGTGCGCAACGACGCCACCATCGCCGGAGTGGCTGATGACTGA
- the glf gene encoding UDP-galactopyranose mutase: MTEPVTQSGFDYLIVGAGFAGSVLAERLASTLNARVLIVDKRPHIGGNAYDCYDDAGILIHPYGPHIFHTNSKDVFDYLSKFTRWRPYQHRVLASVDGQELPIPINLDTVNRLYGLNLTSFQVEEFFASVAEKVEQVRTSEDVVVSKVGRDLYNKFFRGYTRKQWGLDPSELDASVTARVPTRTNRDDRYFADTYQAMPLHGYTRMFENMLAHPNIKVMLGTDYREIMDFIPYRHMIYTGPVDAFFDYKYGKLPYRSLEFVHETHPVEQFQAVGTVNYPNDYAYTRISEFKHITGQTHQHTSVVYELPQAEGDPYYPVPRPENAELYKRYEAEAQALTGVTFVGRLATYRYYNMDQVVAQALTTFGKLRARHESAATEATPGD; this comes from the coding sequence ATGACTGAGCCGGTGACCCAAAGCGGGTTTGATTACCTGATTGTCGGGGCCGGGTTTGCCGGCAGCGTGCTCGCCGAGCGCCTGGCGAGCACCCTGAACGCCCGCGTGCTGATCGTCGACAAGCGCCCGCACATCGGCGGAAACGCCTATGACTGTTATGACGACGCCGGAATCCTGATCCATCCGTACGGACCGCACATCTTCCATACCAACAGCAAGGACGTCTTCGATTACCTGTCGAAGTTCACCCGCTGGCGTCCTTACCAGCACCGGGTGCTGGCCAGCGTGGACGGGCAGGAATTGCCCATTCCCATCAACCTCGACACGGTCAACCGGCTGTACGGCCTGAACCTGACCTCGTTTCAGGTCGAGGAATTCTTCGCGTCCGTCGCCGAGAAGGTAGAGCAGGTCCGCACAAGCGAGGATGTGGTGGTCAGCAAAGTCGGACGTGACCTCTACAACAAGTTCTTCCGGGGCTACACCCGCAAGCAGTGGGGGCTTGACCCCAGCGAACTCGACGCTTCGGTGACAGCGCGCGTACCCACCCGCACCAACCGCGATGACCGCTACTTCGCCGACACCTACCAGGCAATGCCACTGCACGGCTACACCCGGATGTTCGAGAACATGCTGGCCCACCCGAACATCAAGGTGATGCTGGGCACCGACTACCGCGAGATCATGGACTTCATTCCCTACCGCCACATGATCTACACCGGGCCGGTGGACGCCTTTTTCGATTACAAGTACGGCAAGCTGCCGTACCGCAGCCTGGAGTTCGTGCACGAAACCCACCCGGTCGAGCAGTTTCAGGCGGTGGGCACCGTGAATTACCCCAACGACTACGCCTACACCCGGATCAGCGAGTTCAAGCACATCACCGGGCAAACACACCAGCACACCAGCGTGGTGTACGAGCTGCCGCAGGCCGAAGGCGACCCGTACTACCCGGTGCCGCGTCCCGAGAACGCCGAGCTGTACAAGCGGTACGAGGCGGAAGCCCAGGCGCTCACTGGGGTGACCTTCGTGGGCCGCCTCGCCACGTACCGGTACTACAACATGGACCAGGTGGTCGCGCAGGCGCTCACGACCTTCGGCAAGCTGCGCGCACGGCACGAAAGTGCGGCCACCGAGGCGACCCCGGGCGACTGA
- a CDS encoding GAF domain-containing protein encodes MCLGHSVRRGDGRTGRHTGRSLHAQPMVTGEPHIRLYAGAPLITPDGYRLGTLCVTDVEARTFGAREKRILENLAALVVDELELRRKAELLSRESRMKEEALANLKQAKDYAETLLAVSTLMDLGLDPDQLVQEAIKLVARTLDVDWGGLVVYGMEEAQLHEAWSGPLDLDPFRMLLARGLPRGEGVLWELLEKREVVYVDHYAAHPTAMAPFVQAACALLPGVFWAQSRRIRTLLRPCACTVPAAGHQPSVPCSRPQFDTSALPCNAALT; translated from the coding sequence GTGTGCCTGGGCCATTCTGTCCGACGAGGTGATGGTCGTACCGGACGCCACACGGGACGCTCGCTTCATGCACAACCCATGGTCACGGGAGAGCCACACATTCGCCTGTACGCGGGAGCGCCGCTGATCACCCCAGACGGTTACAGGCTCGGCACCTTGTGTGTGACGGATGTCGAGGCGAGGACGTTCGGCGCCAGGGAAAAGCGGATTCTTGAAAATCTCGCGGCGCTGGTCGTCGATGAGCTCGAACTGCGCCGCAAGGCCGAACTGCTGTCGCGCGAGTCCCGCATGAAAGAAGAGGCGCTTGCGAACCTGAAACAGGCCAAGGACTACGCCGAAACGCTGCTGGCCGTTTCTACGCTGATGGACCTCGGCCTTGATCCGGATCAACTTGTTCAGGAGGCCATAAAACTGGTGGCCCGCACTCTCGATGTGGACTGGGGTGGGCTGGTCGTGTACGGGATGGAAGAAGCGCAGCTGCATGAGGCCTGGTCAGGACCGCTGGACCTCGATCCCTTCCGCATGCTCCTGGCCCGGGGTCTGCCCCGCGGAGAAGGCGTTCTCTGGGAGCTGTTGGAAAAGCGCGAAGTGGTGTATGTCGACCACTACGCTGCCCATCCGACGGCGATGGCGCCGTTTGTGCAGGCAGCGTGTGCGCTGCTGCCTGGGGTTTTCTGGGCACAGTCGAGACGAATACGTACGCTTTTACGGCCCTGCGCTTGCACGGTGCCGGCGGCTGGACACCAGCCCAGCGTTCCCTGTTCGAGGCCGCAGTTCGACACGTCGGCGTTGCCTTGCAACGCTGCTCTCACCTGA
- a CDS encoding aspartate-semialdehyde dehydrogenase, with translation MRLAIVGATGAVGHELLSVLERSTLHFDELLLYASPRSAGSTLSFQDRKITVQVTPEGAIDADVILASAGGSVSKALAPVWAANGAVVIDNSSAFRMDERVPLVIPEINPQAALTHQGIIANPNCTTAIAAVALWPLHQAFGIRRAIFSTYQATSGAGAKGMDELLSGTKDFLEGRKVTPSTFAHPIPFNLIPHIDAFQDNGYTKEEMKVVWETRKIFGAPELRISCTAVRIPTLRAHSEAITLELERPATPDEARELLRQAPGVEVVDDPNARRYPMPLTSSGKYDVEVGRLRASLVFDGGLDLFVSGDQLLKGAALNAVQIAEELQRQGALGARVF, from the coding sequence ATGCGCTTAGCCATTGTCGGTGCCACCGGTGCAGTCGGTCACGAACTCCTCTCGGTGCTGGAACGCTCGACCCTGCACTTCGACGAACTGCTGCTTTACGCCTCACCGCGCAGTGCGGGCAGCACGCTGTCCTTTCAGGACCGCAAAATCACCGTGCAGGTCACCCCGGAAGGCGCCATCGACGCCGACGTGATTCTGGCGAGTGCAGGAGGCTCGGTCTCGAAGGCACTCGCACCCGTCTGGGCCGCGAACGGCGCCGTGGTGATCGACAACTCCAGCGCCTTTCGCATGGACGAGCGCGTGCCGCTGGTGATTCCGGAGATCAATCCACAAGCAGCACTCACGCACCAGGGCATCATCGCCAATCCCAACTGCACCACCGCCATCGCCGCCGTGGCGCTGTGGCCGCTGCATCAAGCTTTCGGCATCCGCCGGGCGATTTTCAGTACCTACCAGGCCACTTCGGGCGCGGGTGCCAAGGGCATGGACGAGTTGCTGAGCGGCACCAAAGACTTCCTGGAGGGGCGTAAAGTCACGCCCTCGACTTTCGCACACCCCATTCCCTTCAATTTGATTCCGCACATCGACGCTTTTCAGGACAACGGCTACACCAAGGAAGAAATGAAGGTCGTCTGGGAAACCCGCAAGATCTTCGGTGCGCCCGAACTGCGTATTTCATGCACGGCCGTGCGTATTCCCACCCTGCGCGCGCACAGCGAGGCCATCACCCTCGAACTGGAGCGCCCCGCCACGCCCGACGAAGCCCGCGAACTGCTCCGGCAAGCTCCAGGAGTGGAGGTGGTGGATGACCCGAACGCCAGACGCTATCCCATGCCGCTCACTTCCAGCGGCAAATATGACGTGGAAGTCGGACGCCTGCGCGCGAGTCTGGTGTTCGACGGTGGCCTCGACTTGTTTGTCTCGGGCGACCAGCTGCTGAAAGGGGCCGCTCTCAACGCCGTGCAGATCGCCGAGGAATTGCAACGCCAGGGTGCGCTGGGAGCGCGTGTTTTCTGA
- a CDS encoding HD-GYP domain-containing protein has translation MSELPVTPRERQDAPFAEVAQPAQLTSAWEGHPQALFVAERDRITHAAGAWLELFTLDPADIRGRGVKELFGRELRGEGSLDRVPVAGVTGTRLARLVWREQNGRVTGSLEPHAVLARRTFDLEMQLAAREESLEEVLRAFGRMASQDEQHVARVEEYATRLADALALAPADRLALRWGAMLHDVGKLRVPHEVLAKEGALSEEEVKLVRRHPQWGVRVLSHFTFLPQLVLEIVLTHHERFDGTGYPMRLEGEAIPRLARMLAVCDVFDALTSNRPYRNATPYSQAVAYLHEQRGKQFDAEIVDAFVALFE, from the coding sequence ATGAGTGAGCTGCCCGTGACCCCACGCGAACGCCAGGACGCCCCGTTCGCCGAGGTGGCACAACCTGCTCAACTGACTTCGGCGTGGGAGGGGCATCCGCAGGCTCTGTTCGTGGCCGAGCGGGACCGAATCACCCACGCCGCCGGAGCCTGGCTGGAACTGTTCACGCTCGACCCTGCCGACATTCGGGGCCGCGGTGTGAAAGAACTGTTCGGGCGGGAGCTGCGCGGCGAGGGCTCGCTTGACCGTGTCCCGGTGGCCGGCGTGACCGGAACGCGCCTGGCCCGCCTCGTCTGGCGTGAGCAGAACGGGCGGGTGACTGGCAGCCTGGAGCCGCACGCAGTGCTGGCCCGCCGGACCTTCGACCTGGAGATGCAGCTGGCTGCCCGCGAGGAATCACTGGAAGAGGTACTGCGCGCGTTTGGACGCATGGCCTCACAAGACGAGCAACATGTCGCGCGCGTTGAAGAGTACGCCACGCGTCTGGCAGACGCCCTGGCCCTCGCGCCCGCCGACCGCCTGGCGTTGCGCTGGGGAGCCATGCTGCACGATGTAGGCAAGCTTCGGGTACCGCACGAGGTGCTGGCCAAAGAAGGAGCGCTGAGCGAGGAGGAAGTAAAACTCGTTCGCCGCCACCCCCAATGGGGCGTGCGTGTACTCTCGCACTTCACCTTTCTGCCCCAGCTGGTGCTGGAAATCGTGCTGACCCACCACGAGCGCTTCGACGGCACGGGTTACCCGATGCGTCTCGAGGGTGAAGCCATCCCACGGCTTGCACGCATGCTCGCGGTCTGCGATGTCTTCGACGCCCTGACCTCGAACCGGCCTTACCGAAACGCCACACCCTACAGTCAGGCGGTGGCCTATCTGCACGAGCAGCGCGGCAAACAATTCGACGCCGAGATCGTCGATGCTTTCGTAGCCCTGTTCGAGTAG
- a CDS encoding GGDEF domain-containing protein: MISSLNYRRRKYLETAALSDALTGLGNRRAFDLDLDAILRHVTRQNAGFTVTVIDIDGLKAINDSEGHDSGDALLLSHDRTEDLQKVVASMSARVKRTTDILRADSFPRAGASFGLAPFPQEGRSGAELVHLADERMYSRKRLTRAEQPV, translated from the coding sequence GTGATCTCAAGCCTCAATTACCGACGTAGGAAATATCTGGAGACGGCGGCCCTCTCCGACGCGCTGACCGGCCTGGGAAACCGCCGGGCCTTTGACCTCGACCTTGACGCGATCCTGAGGCATGTCACGCGTCAGAATGCCGGATTCACTGTTACGGTGATCGACATCGACGGGCTCAAGGCAATCAACGACAGCGAGGGCCACGACAGCGGCGACGCCCTGCTGCTCAGTCACGACCGCACCGAGGACCTGCAGAAGGTGGTAGCGTCCATGAGTGCGCGGGTCAAGCGCACCACCGACATCCTTCGCGCAGACAGCTTTCCACGAGCGGGCGCCAGTTTCGGGCTGGCGCCCTTTCCGCAAGAGGGGCGAAGCGGCGCCGAACTGGTCCACCTGGCCGATGAGCGGATGTACAGCCGCAAGCGGCTCACGCGCGCAGAACAACCGGTCTGA